The Tripterygium wilfordii isolate XIE 37 chromosome 5, ASM1340144v1, whole genome shotgun sequence DNA segment GTCCACTATGGACGTCACCTATGGCAATCAAAAACTCACTTTTGATTGCCACCACATTTTCACGACCCTCGATCGCataaaaaaactataaaaatgGTAAAAATTTCAGTATTTTTTGTTCGAGTTATCCCAAATACTAAGATTGATGtgcatgattcatgtgaaatcatggATTTTACATACCCCATGATCCATATGAGATTGTGTGTTAACATATCAACATCTGGGTTATACGATGACAAATTCACAGCTCAAGAATGGGATCTTAAATAGCTGGGCACCACCAAATCCTTCCCTAGGGGTAATTACACTGCACGGTAACTTCTCGTATAATCTCGATTACTTGGGTTATACGATGGGTATACCGAATGCCTTATTTATCGGATTCTACATACTAAACATTAATACATCGTAATTTACTTTAAAGTACTTACATGTTCCACAATTTGGAAAGAAACATCCAAACACATTTTAATCATCTATTACATCGTTCTTACGGAAATTAACAATTCTAGCCTTACAACTAaacctcaaactttatttggCTTGAAATACCTTCTTAGCTCCAACAATTATCTACATGTATAGAAAAACATGTAGGAGGGTTAACAGTGCTAATAATGAGTCTATAATTGAACTTATAAACTCGGACcattaacaatcaaaacaaaacattatCTTTGAATATAGCATTCATGTAAATCAAAACCACCAGAAATTTAATTTCCCAAAGGTAATGGCTAAACTATCAACATAGTATTTCTTTAATTAGACGACGAAATTTGCGTAATTATGAatgaaagcaaaagaaaaacattCCCTGCCTGGAATCCCATATGCGCAGCAATGCTTATTATCCCAAGTACAGTTGTTACCCGAATTCATCAATCTATCTATGGGACCCCACTAATATGCTTTCCCGTTGAAAAGATCGTGGTATTCAATATTTCAAGGATGTGGGAGCATGACCGCTCCGACCACACCTTTCAAGAAAATTTAGGGACTAGTTGCAAACCCACAACCGGGCCAAGGTTGGGGTGGCCGTGTGTAGAGGCATGCAATAAACGTTCCGTCAAAATTAcagccacaaaaaaaaaatccaaaaacaatGATAAACTACAGCCACAACCCACAACCTTCTAGAACATTAATTCTATAGCAGAGAATAAAGCAATTGAATGAAGCAAATACCTAAATTAAGTAGACAATTAGCAATTCTTCTCAACATAAACAACAGAGACACTCCTTTCGCTACATTCTCTTCTCCACAGCCTTAGGTCGCTTCATGCACTATCCCCACACCTGAATCGAACAATTAGCATTAACAAATCCACCTGAAAAGAGAATCAATGAGACAGAAAAGTAATCAAAATTACACTTAAAAAACCAACAAAACTACATGTCGAATGGAGGCACCCTGATTTGGTACCTCCTCTATCGAATCCAAATAAAATGATTTGGAACCCTGATTTGGTACCTCCTCTGATTTGAAACGCAGGTTTCAGAAACCCCGATTTGGACCTCCTCTAACTTGAAAGAGAAACACATGCTAGGGTAGAGAAGGCACCTTCGATTTGGGAGAGGCGTGTCTTTGggctaaaaaaaaatttcgtgcaattttaacgtTAGTTGTGGCGAAAAGTGTCGCCGTAAAGTTGtataaaataattgaaactaggtttataggaaaaaaaatattatttaataatataattttcaacAGGTACAATACATCTCGCGACATAATTTTGTACATATTTTACGGCGTGCCGCTATATGTATACGTATTTGCGACCTTTTTCCTTTGCTTTCATCGATATGGGATTGTTCTTTGGGGCATCCAAAAGTCCAAGACAATCATTTATATCACTTGATTTTTCTATGTGTGGGACCCAAAGATGGATGGGGCTCGAATGGTCTTTAACAAGTTTTTGAAAACCGGATCAGACCGGTCGGCCAGACAGGTGATCGGGCACTGGTCTGGAATGATCGATCGGTCCGATGATCGTACACTTGTCAGGACCTGTTGATGTGTAAGAACCTGTGGGAGCCAAAGATGGATGGGGTTGGAATGGTCTTTAACAAGTTTTTTAAAACCGGACCATACTGGCCTGTCGAACCAGTGATCGAGCACTTGTCCGGACCGACTGGTCGATCCAGTGACCGAACACTTGTCCGGACCTGTTGATGTGTCAAAACCGACGATTTTAGGAATCAGGATTTTTCAATTGAACCTGTCAGAACTGATCGATTTTGAACTGGTACGGTTCACTTGTTtaactttaaaaaatatttttaaattttgttattagtaTGGTTTGAATTCATCACCtcttattcattaaaaaaatgctCTAACCACTATGCATATAATGTAgagatatatataataattacatTGAACCCGGTTTAAACCCCAATTGAACCATTAAACCATGAACTTAAGATTTTTTCGGTTCGATGACCAATCCGGTCTTCAAAACCTTTAAGTCCTTAACTAAACctgtttgaattttttatatttcaacCGTTGGTTCAATCTCAAAGTTCTCCAACTGACACGTTGCACCTCCTCCTATCTCTCTCCTATCCTCTCCTCACCACCTCCCTGCTCTTTCCATCTTAAGTTCTTGATTGTCTTGTTTTCATAATACTCATCCAACTACTCTAAGAAATTCTATAAGAAGATATCTGTTGAGAATCACAATAATTATGGGATAATTACTATTAGGTGACTGTATCATATCAATTAGGTAATTTGATATATATTAGTTAGCTTGATTGATGTAAACTGATTTTTATTAGTTAGCTCAATCATAGAATAGACTTGTATATAAAGGTGATTCTATCAATGAGAAAGTGTTATATTTCACACAAATTTCCTTCTTCctttttacatggtatcggagcattagtttttttttcaataccATCCTGGTCTAGTCCTTGTTTCCAAACCACTCAATGGGCAGAACTATTCAACCTGGTGTCGTGTTATGTCCATATTGTTGAATGCAAAATCCAAGTTGGGTTTCATCAATGGAACTATTTCTATGCCAAATCCTACTGTCGCCCCAACCGACTATGCTTAGAATTCTCCTTGCATCCAACTTTTTATCATGTGCAAAGCAATTTTTGGTTGATCCCATGGAACATTGTGTCCAGCTTCATAAACCTGATTTAGAGTAAGAATCACCATAATTAGACATATGCACATTAAAAAGTATACATTGATGCGTATGCACATACACATTCATATACCTTGATAAAAGTGAGAGGTCCATAGCTAGTCATCAATCCTGAATTATTTCCATCAACTTTAAATGTAACAACTTTAGACtttataaatttttgtttgtCATGCCATTCCATATTCGAGACCCATCGAAAATTTCCTGATCAAATATAAACACCAATATACATAAACTTTGttgcaaacaaaaaataaattatgaataCGATACATATATTTTCCTGTGAAGTTTACCAATCCAGTTGCAAACAAGATCTCTATCTCCTGCATAAATAAGAACTTTGATTTCATTCTGAAGTAGAGCTGGAATACCCACTTCAAGATTTTTTACCCTATCCCTCTTTAATGCATTATATACAGGCATACTCAACGTAACAAATAATCTATCTGACACGCCCAAAGCATCATGTACTGATTGCTTCTTCATAAATGATGTCAACATTGAGTAGTCACCACTAGCTCCACGAGTCTTTCTAATGTCTTTAGACTATATATCACAAACACATGGAAGTTCAAGTTCAAGTTTCATAATTATGTTTGTAagaacacacatacacacacatgaaGAGATGATTGTCTTAGGATTTCTTACATCAAAATTTCCAGTTCTAAGCGTTTCTTGTAATATTGACTCACAAAACGTATATGCATTCAAACAAGCAGTATCGTTACCAGTGCCTAACAAAAAGCAACATTCACAAATTGTCAATCAAGTGCATTTATTGTTTAACTCTCTTAATTATTTCAACAAATGCCCAGAATATATCAATAAAGTGATTCTCTCCTCCAGAAACCAGATGTCGTAACatgtaaaaataatataaataacaaaaaataattggaTGTAAAAAATAATACGCACGACAAGTTTCTATATATGAATCACATATAGGATTCAATTGCTTTATTTGGTTGTACTGCTCGAGTGTTATTAGACTCTCAGACCAAGCATAATCTGGTATTGAAGGGTATTGAATTTTTAAATCTGTAAGTCCATTACCAACAGCGAATCCCTGCAAAAGTATAGAGCTAAACAATTTTAATAAAGaacaacataaaaaattattgattaagtCAAATAAATACCTTAAGATTTATATAAATTCCCTCCTTTTTTCTATTTCCTTCCTGTATCCGAGAAGCCAAAGCAGGAGCATAGTGGCCAGCATAAGATTGTCCAGTtatgaaaaaattatttctaaCAAAATCAGGATATAGTTTAAAGAATTCCTATCattgtaaaaaaaatgtaaattataAGATTTTATTAACTGAATTAAGAATGGATAGGATGAGGAAAAAATTGAACCTgtaaaaaatcatacaaatcaTTGCTTATACCAATTTGATCGCTTCTTATATCATTTTTGTTAGAAGTGAAACTAAAACCTGTTCCGATAGGTTGATCAACATATATGATGTTTGAAACctatatcaaaaataaataaattataatatgtttAAATTAAAATAGGTTGGTCAACATATATTGATTGAAATTCTTGAGGATTTCAAAAAGGAGTAAGGTTCAAGATCTCGCTCACACTTAAGaatcaataataaaaacaacatcatttattgaaaaatatttaaaaagaacACAATAAAAAGAACACACTAAAAAGAATGAAATAAAAGCAAGACATTATGTTGAAATGACATGTCAATGAATATGACATTTTGAAGAtaacatgtttttgttttctatttaacCATTAAACTATAATGGATTGAGTTCTACTAAGAGCACCTGTAGCAAATTaccttaacagattccctaaaatatagacaaaatgtcacttttctctattttacagattctctatccaaccaacactgcatcagattacctatcatattctctattgcattaaaataatatttctttctctttccattgtcttttctattaatataaattacttctatttaaaataattttaattccatttaaaacaatagattaattatatttgaaataaatcaattatttttatttaaaataataaattaatgctattaaaaattggagaagattaattattttctttgacaatagaggagtgaggagagaagaaagagaggagagagaaagagaggagagagaaggagaggagcgagaaagaaagaaagaggggaGAGATAAAGAGGgcagagagaggagagagagcagaggagagagaaagagtgaggagagagagaagtaaggagagagaaaagagagatgagagaataaagtaataaattgtattattttatgtttaggaaAGTGAATAGTGATTCTTTTGATGTAGGGAATCACTGTTCATGTCCTGTAAAATAGAGAACCTCTAGATAATTAGATGTAGAGCTAAATTTTGATAAATTCTCTACAGTAGTtctctattttacagacagacacatgtttaggtaatctgatatGAATGCTCTaacaaaatatcaatttaatcaaatataaattcTCCAGGAGAGTTGATTTTGACTAGCGAATAACTTAATTTTCCCTTTACATAGTGAAATAATATCATGATACAATACCTTATCCCAACCATAATCATTCCATTTTAGGTAGAGGTCATTTGAGGGATCTTTTTCGATATGAAAAGGACCATTTCCATTAAATATTGAAATGACACTATTGCCTCCTGGCCCTCCTGTCAACCATAGGACAACTGGATCGTCTTTCTTATTCCGTGATTGAAAGAAGTAGTAGAACAtcctaaaaaaattttaaaaaaataacaaaatcttTAGATTCATAGTATATATGTCGAAGTTGTACAACATCTCGCATTTATTTGGAAAATTGCAATAGGAAGATGGAACAAGTCCACCACTCCACACTAGCAACAGTTTGTTAGTTTTTGAGCCTAGGAAAATCGGTTGTTGCAAGTTAAGAAATTCGACTAAGTTTCCACATCTAGGATTGTACCAAAGGATTACTTGATTAATGATTACCTTGCATCTATAGTATGCGGAAGCCGTATGTAACCGACATGACGAGCAAGCTTTTCAATTAAAGGGTCCGAAGCAGGAAGAAAAGGAAACTTAAATTCCTTCTCAACTGAAGAGTTATCCTCGTAGGGACCAACATCATCTTCAGGAAACAAGCTGGTAGATCTTGTTAgcttttcttcttgttgtttgaATGAAATGATTGTTGTTGTTGAAGGAATCGAGTGCTTGGTATATCTGGCATACCCAAGTGATGatatgacaaaaagaaaaagagagagagaaataaaaaaaactgtTGAAGCCATTATTGTTTGCCTGTGTGTGAGTTAGTCTAGGGTAGTTATAGGGTTCTCTCTAACCCAAGCCAACCGACTCATTAATCATTTTCATAAAAGGACAAGACATATATAAATGAATTTATGTCTAGAGTTTTAAGGCCTCACTATGTTGCACCGTCCATTTCACCTTTATTGATAAAGTCTAGTGTGTCCGAACAGAAAACACAAGGCATGGGACTGTCGTGCCGTGCGCTAGGAAAGCATGAGATTCTCCGAACCCTAGCAGGCACCTTTTCTTAAACCAATTCCacagttttgttttattatgttGTTGTGGAATCTCTTATACCAAGCCAAACTACATTGTGTTCAAACacctctttaaaaaaataattatgatcTTTTAATCTTATATTTCTAAAGTAGATGAGAAACCCAACCTTAAGTAGGCAACAACGGACACATAGTCAGGATTCAGAATAAGAGgacattgatttttttgttatttatatataGTTTGTTAACCAtagtaaaagaaattaattttacCGGAGTATAACcatatcaaatatatattattatattgatgtatttataaaaatagttacaaattaaaattgttcgtgaagatttttatttttcgaaAGCATTGTCTGATAGCTTCATTAATGACATCATTGAACATTTTATACAATCATACTATCATTCAATGATTCATCTCCCCACAACACAAGAAATCGCACTGCACCTTATTGTGGTTATTTGTTATGCTCCACACCATAAAATACGAAATAGTAACCGAATTGGAGGAACAGGTTGTTGTTCACGGCTTCGTGCACATGGGGGATGCTTCGGTGAATTCGCCCAAGAGCTCCAAACAATGTCTACTTATGCGCGTTGTAATACCCGGATTTTGTCCGGGTTATTTTGCTATTATTTCTTATTTCAtttaaacattttatttttaaatatatattgtgAAAACTCAAATTTAAAGCCCAATTGAACTTTTGTCCAAAGCCCAATTAAATTTATTCCAAGTTAAATTGGTGTCTTAACTCAAAGCCCAATAAATCCAATCCAAGACCCAATTGATTCGATCCAATCCACAAACCCATAAATGATAGACCAACAAATAAAACCGACAAACCCAATCCAAAACTCACAAGCCCATGGGCCCATaaatccaaacaaagaaaaccttaaaagttttAGACCTCAgaataaaaggaaaatgagaggaaaaaaCGGCTGTGCCAGTCTCCTTTTTTGGGGTTCCCTGCTCTCGCTTCGCTCTCGTAATTTGACCCTTGTGATTGTGAGTTCCCTCTTGGTTTATTTCATGGGTCTTGCTATTCAAACCCCCTATTTTCATCTCATGGGTCTTGCTATTCAAACCCCCTATTTTCATCATATACACTCCCTATTGAAAAGACAAGTGTCTTGAAAATTGGATTATGGATTAATTGTCTTGAAAGCACACAAGTTATGTTCTACAAAAGCCTACCTGACAAGCCCGTCATCTTATctgaaaagaatatatatatatatttcaaaaagaaatatggATGGTAGAGATTGAGTGATATGTCATTGTGAGTTGAAAATAATGACGTGTGACAATGAGACTTTGTTTTGACACTACCCACTACCCACTACCCCCACAATGATGACTTTGCTTTGATCATGTCCCATGGTCCCCTTTGTCTCATTCGTTTTAGTGACAAATGTCCACCAATCCCATTGGATGAAGGGACCCTTTGTGATTAAATTTCGACACCACCTCCCATAAGAGCTAATAATTTTATTCATCGTCTTGTCACTTTAACTTTTTACATGTTAAAATTGCCTGCAGCATTGCTTGTTTGCCAAACTGATCCAATAAgcattttttcttccaaatttaATGACATTGCCATGGCTTTTGAGGTGATTTATGTTACAATTTTTATCTTGGCAGTGTAGTCCTCTATAACTTCTCTAGATGATTCAAGGTTTTTTGGTCAAAATTTAAGCTTTCTTCAATCTTCTGGGTACACATCAAGGAATAGGCGATCGAACTAGTCGAGAGATTGGCCTTCATAGGTTATCATGGTCAGGAGATGGAAACATAAACATCGCATTACAATGAGAGAGGTCGTATGCTAAGAGTTCAGGTTAGTCTGACCAACCAACCAGGATGTTATGTGtcaattttcctttattttttattaaaagctGTAATAAATTAAAGACCTAAATATTAGAAAACAGGAAAAGCCAtggattataaaaataaaaaataaattgaagagagaaagaacataaaaaatgttaactctatttatatgtatataacattagaaaactagaaaagccatggattataaaaataaaaaataaatttaagagAGAAAGAACATAAAAAAGGTTAACtccatttatatgtatataacatTAGAAAACTGGAAAAGCCATGgactataaaaataaaatataaatttaagagagaaagaacataaaaaatgttaactctatttatatgtatataacttATCTCCAGTTGAATGAAAACCAAGTACTAATGTCGATGCCTCTTATCTACGTCCTGTTATCTGATTCGAAATGTACACTAACAATGGCTTTTGCCTCTGTGGCTTCAGGAACTGGATCTACCCCATACCTTTCAAAGCAACCCAATGCATCAGGTACTGTCTAACTCATAGAGGGCGAGAATTTTGCTATTTGCTTTCTAGCTTGAAGCCTCTATGAAAACTTCACTAGTTTCATTTTCGTAAAGTCAACCATCTCGCCTATGGATCATCTGAAATGTTGGGGTGAAGAGCTAAGATTGTCAAGTGCTTCTAGTGATAAGGGAAAtatatcaattttatttttttaataattattttgattaatagtatatattaaagtgaatttatatttttggcacgatgatattgatataaatgaaataaaacaagaagaagaacctgATCTTGTAAACGAAGGTCAATAAGACATTGAAGTggatgttacaaatgaattttttacCGATATGGTAcgctaaaaacttgaaaaatatatttgagtgatctattttgtacattttgaaaTTTAGTTTGTCAAACTAAAACATTTTAATCCGTAATGTGCATATTAGAATATGAACTATTTTTTGGTGACCGTGTGTGATATGATACATACTAATATTAATTCATTAGTAAAGTCCACCACAACACTTTGGATCATTTGAGTATATGGGGGCCTGTTGGCCATTAAGTTCTAGGATCATGTGGTACATATTAGAGTCAATGGCCTGATCAAAAATATTTCTAGTTTAATTCTTAAATATTAGAAATTTATCTAgcatttattattatcattattattatgtaaaggcgtctatatatatatatataaacatttaACTGTTAgctaaataactaaattaatatatgctatattttgttaatttctaaaaaaattaatacattcTCAAGTATTCAATTCGCGTCAATCGTTAATTGAATGGGTGCAGAATACTGGACGTAATTTGAGTTTTATTATTGTTACGAAAAGGTCAGAGATTGGTGGGTTTGGAAGGAgacacaaattattgttacaatgtgATCGTGGTGGCACCTACAAAAGTAAGAAAAACTCCACAAGGTTAACTGGCACAAAAAAAGAGATTGTCCATTCAGAGTGAaagggatgaaattgaagacagatgatgattggatggtaagaGTAGTATGTGGAGTGCATAACCATTCCGCGGCATTATATATGAAGGGTCATTCATATGTCGGTAAGCTTTCTACggttgaaaatgaaatattggtAGATATGTCAAAGAATTTGGTGAAGCCACGAAACATCTTATACACGTTAAAGAACAGGGATCCGAACAACGTGTCCACCATTAAAACTATATACAATGCATGCCAGAAGTTTCGAACAACAGAGAAAGCTGGTAAATCCCAAATACAACAACTTATGTCATTCCTACACCAGTACGAGTACGTTTTCTTTAATCGAAGCAATGCTCAGACtaatgagcttgaagaattattctTTACACATCCAGGTTCGATAGAACTATTGCGTGCATTCCCGCATGTGTTATTGATGGATGCTACAAATAAAACTAACAGGTTCAGGAtgcctctatttgagattgtggGCGTGACTTCAACGAAGATGACATTTTGTGTAGGATTTGTTTTCCTGCAATCAGAAAAGGtggacaattatacttgggCGCTGAATTGTTTGCAGTCAACAATGGATGAATCCACTTTTCCTAGAGTTATTGTCACTGATAGAGATTTGACATTGATGAGGTCGTGTGCCCAAGTATTTCCCGAGTCGATGAAACT contains these protein-coding regions:
- the LOC119998586 gene encoding protein FAR1-RELATED SEQUENCE 4-like codes for the protein MKLKTDDDWMVRVVCGVHNHSAALYMKGHSYVGKLSTVENEILVDMSKNLVKPRNILYTLKNRDPNNVSTIKTIYNACQKFRTTEKAGKSQIQQLMSFLHQYEYVFFNRSNAQTNELEELFFTHPGSIELLRAFPHVLLMDATNKTNRFRMPLFEIVGVTSTKMTFCVGFVFLQSEKVDNYTWALNCLQSTMDESTFPRVIVTDRDLTLMRSCAQVFPESMKLLCRWHIDRAVISHCKKSFRDKESWDSFYST
- the LOC119999012 gene encoding serine carboxypeptidase-like 49; this translates as MASTVFFISLSLFLFVISSLGYARYTKHSIPSTTTIISFKQQEEKLTRSTSLFPEDDVGPYEDNSSVEKEFKFPFLPASDPLIEKLARHVGYIRLPHTIDARMFYYFFQSRNKKDDPVVLWLTGGPGGNSVISIFNGNGPFHIEKDPSNDLYLKWNDYGWDKVLYHDIISLCKGKIKLFASQNQLSWRIYI